The following coding sequences are from one Macaca nemestrina isolate mMacNem1 chromosome 1, mMacNem.hap1, whole genome shotgun sequence window:
- the LOC105478853 gene encoding 2-oxoglutarate and iron-dependent oxygenase JMJD4 isoform X2: MDRETLALADRHFRGLGGGVPGVGQVPGRVAFVSEPGAFSYADFVRGFLLPNLPCVFSSAFTQGWGSRRRWVTPAGRPDFDHLLRTYGDVVVPVANCGVQEYNSNPKEHMPLRDYITYWKEYIEGGYSSPRGCLYLKDWHLCRDFPVEDVFTLPVYFSSDWLNEFWDALDVDDYRFVYAGPAGSWSPFHADIFRSFSWSVNVCGRKKWLLFPPGQEEALRDRHGNLPYDVTSPALCDTHLHPRSQLAGPPLEITQEAGEMVFVPSGWHHQVHNLDDTISINHNWVNGFNLANMWRFLQQELCAVQEEVSEWRDSMPDWHHHCQVIMRSCSGINFEEFYHFLKVIAEKRLLVLREAAAEDGAGLGFEQAAFDAGRITEVLASLVAHPSFQRVDTSAFSLRPKELLQQLREAVDAAVAP; the protein is encoded by the exons ATGGACCGCGAGACGCTCGCCCTTGCTGACCGCCACTTCCGAGGCCTGGGGGGTGGTGTCCCCGGCGTCGGCCAGGTTCCGGGCCGGGTAGCCTTCGTCTCGGAGCCGGGCGCCTTCTCCTACGCCGACTTTGTGCGGGGCTTCCTCCTGCCCAACCTGCCCTGCGTGTTCTCCAGCGCCTTCACGCAGGGCTGGGGCAGCCGGCGGCGCTGGGTGACGCCCGCGGGGAGGCCCGACTTCGACCACCTGCTACGGACCTACG GTGACGTGGTTGTACCAGTTGCAAACTGTGGGGTCCAAGAATACAACTCGAACCCCAAAGAGCACATGCCTCTCAGAGACTACATCACCTACTGGAAAGAGTACATCGAGGGGGGCTACTCCTCTCCCAGGGGCTGTCTCTACCTCAAAGACTGGCACCTGTGCAG GGACTTCCCGGTGGAGGACGTTTTCACCCTGCCTGTGTACTTCTCATCCGACTGGCTGAATGAGTTCTGGGACGCACTGGATGTGGATGACTACCGCTTTGTCTACGCAGGGCCTGCAGGCAGCTG GTCCCCGTTCCATGCTGACATCTTCCGCTCCTTCAGCTGGTCTGTCAATGTCTGTGGGAGGAAGAAGTGGCTCCTCTTCCCCCCAGGGCAGGAAGAGGCCCTGCGGGACCGCCATGGCAACCTGCCCTATGACGTGACCTCCCCAGCACTCTGCGATACGCACCTGCACCCGCGGAGCCAGCTTGCGGGCCCACCCTTGGAGATCACGCAGGAGGCGGGCGAGATGGTGTTTGTGCCCAGTGGCTGGCACCACCAGGTGCACAACCTG GACGACACCATCTCCATCAACCACAACTGGGTCAATGGCTtcaacctggctaacatgtgGCGCTTCCTGCAGCAGGAGCTATGTGCCGTGCAGGAAGAGGTCAGCGAGTGGAGGGACTCCATGCCTGACTGGCACCACCACTGCCAG GTCATCATGAGGTCCTGCTCGGGCATCAACTTTGAAGAGTTTTACCACTTCCTCAAGGTCATCGCTGAGAAGAGGCTCCTGGTCCTGAGGGAGGCGGCCGCTGAGGACGGTGCTGGGTTGGGCTTCGAACAGGCAGCCTTTGATGCTGGGCGCATCACAGAGGTGCTGGCCTCCTTGGTTGCACACCCCAGCTTCCAGAGAGTGGACACCAGCGCGTTCTCACTGCGGCCCAAAGAGCTGCTGCAGCAGCTGAGGGAGGCTGTTGATGCCGCTGTGGCCCCATAG
- the LOC105478853 gene encoding 2-oxoglutarate and iron-dependent oxygenase JMJD4 isoform X3: MDRETLALADRHFRGLGGGVPGVGQVPGRVAFVSEPGAFSYADFVRGFLLPNLPCVFSSAFTQGWGSRRRWVTPAGRPDFDHLLRTYGDVVVPVANCGVQEYNSNPKEHMPLRDYITYWKEYIEGGYSSPRGCLYLKDWHLCRDFPVEDVFTLPVYFSSDWLNEFWDALDVDDYRFVYAGPAGSWSPFHADIFRSFSWSVNVCGRKKWLLFPPGQEEALRDRHGNLPYDVTSPALCDTHLHPRSQLAGPPLEITQEAGEMVFVPSGWHHQVHNLDDTISINHNWVNGFNLANMWRFLQQELCAVQEEVIMRSCSGINFEEFYHFLKVIAEKRLLVLREAAAEDGAGLGFEQAAFDAGRITEVLASLVAHPSFQRVDTSAFSLRPKELLQQLREAVDAAVAP; this comes from the exons ATGGACCGCGAGACGCTCGCCCTTGCTGACCGCCACTTCCGAGGCCTGGGGGGTGGTGTCCCCGGCGTCGGCCAGGTTCCGGGCCGGGTAGCCTTCGTCTCGGAGCCGGGCGCCTTCTCCTACGCCGACTTTGTGCGGGGCTTCCTCCTGCCCAACCTGCCCTGCGTGTTCTCCAGCGCCTTCACGCAGGGCTGGGGCAGCCGGCGGCGCTGGGTGACGCCCGCGGGGAGGCCCGACTTCGACCACCTGCTACGGACCTACG GTGACGTGGTTGTACCAGTTGCAAACTGTGGGGTCCAAGAATACAACTCGAACCCCAAAGAGCACATGCCTCTCAGAGACTACATCACCTACTGGAAAGAGTACATCGAGGGGGGCTACTCCTCTCCCAGGGGCTGTCTCTACCTCAAAGACTGGCACCTGTGCAG GGACTTCCCGGTGGAGGACGTTTTCACCCTGCCTGTGTACTTCTCATCCGACTGGCTGAATGAGTTCTGGGACGCACTGGATGTGGATGACTACCGCTTTGTCTACGCAGGGCCTGCAGGCAGCTG GTCCCCGTTCCATGCTGACATCTTCCGCTCCTTCAGCTGGTCTGTCAATGTCTGTGGGAGGAAGAAGTGGCTCCTCTTCCCCCCAGGGCAGGAAGAGGCCCTGCGGGACCGCCATGGCAACCTGCCCTATGACGTGACCTCCCCAGCACTCTGCGATACGCACCTGCACCCGCGGAGCCAGCTTGCGGGCCCACCCTTGGAGATCACGCAGGAGGCGGGCGAGATGGTGTTTGTGCCCAGTGGCTGGCACCACCAGGTGCACAACCTG GACGACACCATCTCCATCAACCACAACTGGGTCAATGGCTtcaacctggctaacatgtgGCGCTTCCTGCAGCAGGAGCTATGTGCCGTGCAGGAAGAG GTCATCATGAGGTCCTGCTCGGGCATCAACTTTGAAGAGTTTTACCACTTCCTCAAGGTCATCGCTGAGAAGAGGCTCCTGGTCCTGAGGGAGGCGGCCGCTGAGGACGGTGCTGGGTTGGGCTTCGAACAGGCAGCCTTTGATGCTGGGCGCATCACAGAGGTGCTGGCCTCCTTGGTTGCACACCCCAGCTTCCAGAGAGTGGACACCAGCGCGTTCTCACTGCGGCCCAAAGAGCTGCTGCAGCAGCTGAGGGAGGCTGTTGATGCCGCTGTGGCCCCATAG
- the LOC105478853 gene encoding 2-oxoglutarate and iron-dependent oxygenase JMJD4 isoform X1 translates to MDRETLALADRHFRGLGGGVPGVGQVPGRVAFVSEPGAFSYADFVRGFLLPNLPCVFSSAFTQGWGSRRRWVTPAGRPDFDHLLRTYGDVVVPVANCGVQEYNSNPKEHMPLRDYITYWKEYIEGGYSSPRGCLYLKDWHLCRDFPVEDVFTLPVYFSSDWLNEFWDALDVDDYRFVYAGPAGSWSPFHADIFRSFSWSVNVCGRKKWLLFPPGQEEALRDRHGNLPYDVTSPALCDTHLHPRSQLAGPPLEITQEAGEMVFVPSGWHHQVHNLDDTISINHNWVNGFNLANMWRFLQQELCAVQEEVSEWRDSMPDWHHHCQVEQLRVEAISARSLGGLQAQGGCGCQAELWVIMRSCSGINFEEFYHFLKVIAEKRLLVLREAAAEDGAGLGFEQAAFDAGRITEVLASLVAHPSFQRVDTSAFSLRPKELLQQLREAVDAAVAP, encoded by the exons ATGGACCGCGAGACGCTCGCCCTTGCTGACCGCCACTTCCGAGGCCTGGGGGGTGGTGTCCCCGGCGTCGGCCAGGTTCCGGGCCGGGTAGCCTTCGTCTCGGAGCCGGGCGCCTTCTCCTACGCCGACTTTGTGCGGGGCTTCCTCCTGCCCAACCTGCCCTGCGTGTTCTCCAGCGCCTTCACGCAGGGCTGGGGCAGCCGGCGGCGCTGGGTGACGCCCGCGGGGAGGCCCGACTTCGACCACCTGCTACGGACCTACG GTGACGTGGTTGTACCAGTTGCAAACTGTGGGGTCCAAGAATACAACTCGAACCCCAAAGAGCACATGCCTCTCAGAGACTACATCACCTACTGGAAAGAGTACATCGAGGGGGGCTACTCCTCTCCCAGGGGCTGTCTCTACCTCAAAGACTGGCACCTGTGCAG GGACTTCCCGGTGGAGGACGTTTTCACCCTGCCTGTGTACTTCTCATCCGACTGGCTGAATGAGTTCTGGGACGCACTGGATGTGGATGACTACCGCTTTGTCTACGCAGGGCCTGCAGGCAGCTG GTCCCCGTTCCATGCTGACATCTTCCGCTCCTTCAGCTGGTCTGTCAATGTCTGTGGGAGGAAGAAGTGGCTCCTCTTCCCCCCAGGGCAGGAAGAGGCCCTGCGGGACCGCCATGGCAACCTGCCCTATGACGTGACCTCCCCAGCACTCTGCGATACGCACCTGCACCCGCGGAGCCAGCTTGCGGGCCCACCCTTGGAGATCACGCAGGAGGCGGGCGAGATGGTGTTTGTGCCCAGTGGCTGGCACCACCAGGTGCACAACCTG GACGACACCATCTCCATCAACCACAACTGGGTCAATGGCTtcaacctggctaacatgtgGCGCTTCCTGCAGCAGGAGCTATGTGCCGTGCAGGAAGAGGTCAGCGAGTGGAGGGACTCCATGCCTGACTGGCACCACCACTGCCAGGTGGAGCAGCTGCGTGTGGAGGCTATCAGTGCCAGGTCCCTGGGAGGCCTGCAGGCTCAGGGCGGGTGTGGCTGTCAGGCCGAGCTGTGG GTCATCATGAGGTCCTGCTCGGGCATCAACTTTGAAGAGTTTTACCACTTCCTCAAGGTCATCGCTGAGAAGAGGCTCCTGGTCCTGAGGGAGGCGGCCGCTGAGGACGGTGCTGGGTTGGGCTTCGAACAGGCAGCCTTTGATGCTGGGCGCATCACAGAGGTGCTGGCCTCCTTGGTTGCACACCCCAGCTTCCAGAGAGTGGACACCAGCGCGTTCTCACTGCGGCCCAAAGAGCTGCTGCAGCAGCTGAGGGAGGCTGTTGATGCCGCTGTGGCCCCATAG